From one Planktothrix agardhii NIES-204 genomic stretch:
- a CDS encoding methyltransferase type 11, translating into MNTKTVNYAPMAPVSYWDAQLYDSHHSFVSNLAVDLLELLDPRIGEHILDLGCGTGNLSYKITNTGAEVTGIDHASTMIKRASQTYPGLNFLVIDASKLAWKEQFDAVFSNAVLHWIKQPEKVISGVCRALKPGGRFIAEFGGKGNIDTIITAIDQALDAAGYPKNKTLNPWYFPSISEYGMLLETQGFELKLATLVERPTPLTDGDKGLNNWLRMFAGEFFKGISASEQIHIMNDIESRLRPKLFKNGTWIADYKRIRIVANKIK; encoded by the coding sequence ATGAATACTAAGACCGTAAACTATGCGCCCATGGCTCCTGTGTCTTATTGGGATGCACAATTATACGATAGTCACCATAGCTTTGTCTCCAATTTAGCTGTGGATCTCTTGGAATTGCTTGATCCCCGTATAGGGGAACACATTCTGGATCTCGGTTGTGGTACAGGTAACTTGAGTTACAAAATCACAAACACCGGGGCCGAAGTTACGGGGATTGATCATGCTTCAACCATGATTAAACGAGCCAGCCAAACCTATCCCGGTCTAAATTTTTTGGTCATAGATGCCTCTAAATTAGCCTGGAAAGAACAATTTGATGCGGTGTTTTCCAATGCGGTTTTACATTGGATTAAACAACCGGAAAAAGTTATTTCTGGAGTTTGTCGAGCCTTAAAACCCGGCGGACGTTTTATAGCAGAATTTGGCGGGAAAGGCAATATTGATACGATTATTACAGCAATTGATCAGGCTTTAGATGCTGCGGGATACCCTAAAAATAAAACCCTGAATCCCTGGTATTTTCCAAGCATTAGCGAATATGGAATGCTTTTAGAAACTCAAGGGTTTGAGTTAAAGCTGGCAACTTTGGTGGAACGTCCCACTCCATTAACGGATGGAGACAAAGGCTTAAATAATTGGTTGAGAATGTTTGCTGGAGAATTTTTTAAAGGGATTTCAGCCTCAGAACAAATACATATTATGAACGATATCGAAAGTCGCTTACGTCCCAAATTATTTAAAAATGGGACTTGGATTGCTGACTACAAGCGAATTCGGATTGTAGCTAATAAAATTAAGTAG
- the speE gene encoding spermidine synthase — translation MSGSELKADFWVSEYITPWDIYVHGITKVLAYKKTAYQDMYVVETGAYGKALVLDGKWQSCTGDEFLYHEPLVHVASVYHGDPKKVAVLGGGEGATIREVLRWKTVECVAMIDLDGDVVEACKEYLPEMHENAFDDPRTQLIIGDAIDFLDQTEEKWDIVISDLSDPIEDGPSFKLFTKEYFEKIRQILTPDGYGVIQAGPVSPNEMKLHVRLVNTLKTVFPHVHSYTSYISTYGSPWSFIIVSAQPINTRPEPENVDKVLEAQTTGGLKMFDGITMLGMLQVPKHLRDAIATETEIYTLAEPPKFFGKGANA, via the coding sequence ATGTCGGGTAGCGAACTAAAAGCTGATTTTTGGGTGAGTGAGTATATCACACCTTGGGATATTTATGTCCATGGAATTACCAAGGTATTAGCCTATAAAAAAACTGCCTATCAAGATATGTATGTGGTCGAAACCGGGGCTTACGGAAAAGCCTTAGTTCTTGATGGTAAATGGCAATCTTGTACCGGAGATGAATTTCTCTATCATGAGCCATTAGTCCATGTCGCCTCCGTTTATCATGGCGATCCTAAAAAAGTTGCGGTTTTGGGCGGGGGAGAAGGGGCGACCATTCGGGAGGTTTTACGCTGGAAAACTGTTGAATGTGTTGCGATGATTGATTTAGATGGGGATGTGGTCGAAGCCTGTAAAGAGTATCTGCCAGAAATGCACGAAAATGCCTTTGATGACCCCCGTACTCAATTGATTATCGGGGATGCGATCGACTTTTTAGATCAGACTGAGGAAAAATGGGATATTGTGATTTCTGATTTATCCGATCCGATTGAAGATGGGCCATCTTTTAAATTGTTCACCAAGGAATATTTTGAAAAAATTCGTCAAATTTTAACCCCCGATGGCTATGGGGTAATTCAAGCTGGCCCGGTTTCCCCGAATGAGATGAAACTGCACGTCCGCCTGGTGAATACCCTGAAAACGGTTTTTCCCCATGTTCACTCCTATACCAGTTATATTTCCACCTACGGAAGTCCCTGGAGTTTTATTATCGTTTCTGCCCAACCGATTAATACCCGTCCTGAACCGGAAAATGTTGATAAGGTTTTAGAAGCTCAAACCACCGGGGGTCTAAAGATGTTTGATGGGATAACGATGTTAGGAATGTTACAAGTTCCCAAACATCTGCGGGATGCGATCGCGACTGAAACCGAAATTTATACCTTAGCTGAACCGCCGAAATTCTTTGGTAAAGGGGCTAATGCTTAA
- a CDS encoding oxidoreductase alpha (molybdopterin) subunit: MGDPTPTIKCYNLLILGTGRGYGQHNTVVYNPADKYRGMPHRHCILMNLEDIKNAGFQPHQLVKVRGDAGELDPIEIIAGNILPGAAFMFYPEANIFI; encoded by the coding sequence TTGGGAGACCCAACCCCCACGATAAAATGTTACAACCTATTAATTTTAGGTACGGGTCGAGGTTACGGACAACATAATACCGTTGTTTATAATCCGGCGGACAAATATCGAGGAATGCCTCACCGTCACTGTATTTTAATGAATCTCGAAGATATAAAAAACGCCGGGTTTCAACCCCATCAACTGGTAAAAGTTCGAGGAGATGCGGGGGAATTAGACCCTATTGAAATCATTGCGGGTAATATTTTACCTGGTGCAGCATTTATGTTTTATCCTGAAGCCAATATTTTTATTTAA
- a CDS encoding permease protein of sugar ABC transporter: protein MLKFKPVFTPYLFLFPALLMLTLTVFWPALQAFYLSLFSYDLLTPPEWVGLKNFQRLWTDEVFWETLKNTFLYLIVVVPILVFVPLTLAILVNQKLRGMNGFRTAYYVPVVISMVVAGIAWKWLYAENGFFNQLLNAIAIPPIPWLTSPNIALFSVMAVTIWKGLGYYMVIYLAGLQGIPLELYEAASIDGSDGFKKHWDITLPLMKPYMVLVGVISAISSTKVFEEVFIMTQGGPRNSSKTIVYYLYERGFQQLEFGYACTIGLILFLIVLGLSILRLVIERFTENINSSNHLT from the coding sequence ATGTTAAAGTTTAAACCTGTTTTCACGCCTTATTTATTTTTATTTCCGGCTTTATTAATGCTGACCTTAACGGTATTCTGGCCAGCGTTACAAGCATTTTATCTGAGTTTATTTAGTTACGATTTACTCACACCTCCCGAATGGGTGGGATTAAAAAATTTTCAACGGTTATGGACAGATGAGGTATTCTGGGAAACCTTAAAAAATACGTTTCTTTATTTAATCGTAGTGGTTCCAATTTTAGTCTTTGTACCATTAACCTTAGCAATTTTAGTTAACCAAAAATTACGAGGAATGAATGGATTTAGAACTGCTTATTATGTCCCGGTTGTGATTTCTATGGTGGTGGCGGGTATTGCTTGGAAATGGTTATATGCAGAAAATGGTTTTTTCAATCAACTTTTAAACGCTATTGCTATTCCGCCGATTCCTTGGTTAACCAGTCCGAATATTGCCTTATTTAGTGTGATGGCGGTGACTATTTGGAAAGGGTTAGGCTATTATATGGTAATATATTTAGCAGGATTACAAGGGATTCCATTAGAACTATATGAAGCGGCAAGTATTGATGGTTCGGATGGGTTTAAAAAACACTGGGATATTACGTTACCTCTGATGAAACCCTATATGGTTTTAGTTGGGGTAATTTCGGCGATTTCCTCCACGAAAGTATTTGAAGAAGTTTTTATTATGACCCAAGGCGGGCCGAGAAATAGTTCTAAAACCATTGTTTATTATTTATATGAACGAGGATTTCAACAGTTAGAATTTGGCTATGCTTGTACTATCGGGTTAATTCTATTTTTAATTGTTTTAGGATTATCAATTTTACGATTAGTGATTGAAAGATTTACGGAAAATATTAATAGCAGTAATCATTTAACGTAG
- a CDS encoding hemolysin A, whose protein sequence is MKQRLDTLLVDLNLCESRQQAQGLIRAGSVLVNQQMIDKPGTEVNVEAKIQVKQRSRFVSRGGEKLAKALEEFKIEVSDRVCLDGGISTGGFTDCLLKAGATKVYGVDVGYGQVDWGIRNDPRVVLKERTNLRYLTPDQLYGESDTPENYPDFAVVDVSFISLTKILPPLWQLLKPNREVVLLVKPQFEVGRERVGKKGVVRDSKDQARAIFQVGSVAISLGWQYRDLTWSPLQGPAGNIEYLLWLHTVGQPFPSELAIAQITQLAQQSLTQSQSHP, encoded by the coding sequence GTGAAACAACGACTCGATACCTTATTGGTAGACCTGAATTTATGTGAGTCCCGCCAACAGGCTCAAGGTTTAATCCGGGCGGGATCGGTTTTAGTGAATCAACAAATGATTGATAAACCTGGGACGGAAGTTAATGTAGAAGCTAAGATTCAGGTGAAACAGCGATCGCGTTTTGTTTCCAGAGGGGGGGAAAAACTGGCTAAAGCGCTGGAGGAATTTAAAATTGAGGTGAGCGATCGCGTCTGTCTGGATGGGGGAATTTCCACTGGAGGTTTTACTGATTGTTTATTAAAAGCCGGGGCGACAAAAGTTTATGGTGTGGATGTGGGTTATGGACAAGTAGACTGGGGAATTAGAAATGATCCCAGGGTGGTTTTGAAAGAACGGACAAACCTGCGATATTTAACTCCCGATCAGTTGTATGGGGAATCAGATACACCGGAAAATTATCCTGATTTTGCCGTTGTGGATGTATCATTTATTTCTTTAACCAAAATCTTGCCACCATTGTGGCAATTATTAAAGCCGAATCGGGAAGTGGTACTCTTAGTCAAACCTCAATTTGAAGTGGGTAGAGAACGGGTGGGTAAAAAGGGAGTTGTCCGAGATTCTAAGGATCAAGCCCGTGCTATCTTTCAGGTGGGTTCTGTGGCGATATCCTTGGGATGGCAATATCGAGATTTAACTTGGTCGCCGCTCCAGGGCCCGGCCGGAAATATTGAGTATTTGTTATGGTTGCATACGGTCGGTCAACCCTTTCCTTCTGAGTTGGCGATCGCCCAAATTACTCAACTCGCCCAACAGTCCCTAACCCAATCCCAGAGTCACCCTTAA
- the trpC gene encoding indole-3-glycerol-phosphate synthase: MVQIRRRQPNPAVEVLGLRYQVAIPGAEPQNILEEIVWYKEKEITDLRERLPLEKLKQKVNTIPATRNFFQALKQSKTQPAVIAEVKKASPSKGVIREDFDPVAIAKSYQQGGASCLSVLTDKKFFQGSFDNLSKVRDVVDLPLLCKDFVIYSYQIYLARYYGADAVLLIAAVLSDQDLQYFLKIAKVLGMTALIEVHTLEELDRVLTLDGVNLIGINNRNLEDFSVDLQTTCQLLQSRQSQFQSRDILVVSESGLYTREDISLVTQAGAKAVLIGESLIKQPDPGVALSQLIAVE, from the coding sequence ATGGTACAAATTCGTCGTCGTCAGCCTAATCCCGCCGTTGAAGTCTTAGGTTTACGCTATCAAGTAGCTATACCGGGTGCGGAGCCCCAAAATATTTTAGAAGAAATTGTTTGGTATAAAGAAAAAGAAATTACCGACCTACGAGAACGTTTACCCTTAGAAAAATTAAAGCAAAAAGTCAATACAATTCCTGCCACCCGTAACTTTTTTCAAGCCTTAAAACAAAGTAAAACTCAACCTGCGGTGATTGCCGAAGTTAAAAAAGCCTCCCCCAGTAAAGGAGTAATTAGAGAAGATTTTGATCCGGTTGCGATCGCTAAATCCTATCAACAAGGAGGCGCAAGCTGTTTATCCGTTTTAACCGATAAAAAATTCTTTCAAGGCAGTTTTGATAACCTGTCTAAAGTTCGGGATGTTGTTGATTTACCCTTACTTTGTAAAGATTTTGTTATTTATTCCTATCAAATTTATCTGGCTAGATATTATGGAGCTGATGCGGTTTTATTAATTGCGGCGGTTCTCTCCGACCAAGACCTACAATATTTCCTAAAAATTGCTAAGGTTTTAGGAATGACCGCCTTAATAGAAGTCCATACCCTCGAAGAATTAGATCGAGTCTTAACCCTCGATGGGGTTAACTTAATTGGAATTAATAACCGCAATTTAGAGGATTTTTCCGTCGATTTACAAACCACTTGCCAATTGTTACAAAGCCGACAATCTCAATTCCAATCCCGTGATATTTTAGTCGTAAGTGAATCGGGACTATATACCCGTGAGGATATCAGTTTAGTCACCCAAGCCGGGGCAAAAGCCGTTTTAATTGGGGAATCTTTAATCAAGCAACCCGATCCTGGTGTTGCCTTAAGTCAACTGATTGCCGTTGAGTGA
- a CDS encoding aminopeptidase, which translates to MLNFYFDPETNTHKSFELPGARPHYNPDRPGQVEHIFLDLVLDIPNQSFKGTCTLNLNPVKSGIETLTLDAINLEIKKVKIEDINQEFDYDGEQLQIYLQQPTTVNQLIKIVINYSVTNPQRGLYFISPNKDYPDKPIQVWTQGEDEDSRFWFPCFDYPGQLATSEIRVQVPKQYLAISNGELINTETKGKTKIYHWSQKQVHPTYLMTLAVGDFAEIKDEWNGVPVLYYVEKNRQEDALRSMGKTPQMIEFFSKYFGYVYPYPKYAQVCVDDFIFGGMENTSTTLLTDRCLLDERATLDNRNTESLVAHELAHQWFGDLVVIKHWSHAWIKEGMATYTEVLWTEQEYGKDDAAYYRLNQARNYFSEDSSRYRRPIVTHIYREAIELYDRHLYEKGACVYHLIRTELGDELFQKAIQTFVQDNAHKTVETIDLLRALEKSTGANLLPLFDQYVFRGGHPDYKVSYSWDNHNKLAKITIKQNQAKDSDKLSETNLFDLKIPIGFGYKPDKKSPETEVKLKTFTVQVHEKEQTFYFPLEEKPDFISFDVNNNILKTVNLDYAVAELKAQLQYDPDPISRIYAAKSLAKKGGLEAVKALSNALKNDGFWGVRVEVAKQLVRVKLDQVFPGLVEGLNDQDARVRRAVINSLAKLKTTESYQVLKPLLEKGDPSYLVESSTATALGEIAATHLEDKHLVEQTVKLLKSVLKEREGWNEVVRSGAISGLSKIKTSEDALNLILKYTAPGIPQALRLTSIRALGSISTGQTSTNTERIVQRLEELSNEAFFLTQVAVVASLEQMETPKAMDVLQSLTDQTLDGRVRRRAEEAIQTVQGKIGSEPALKKLREELDKIKKENQDLRSRLETLEAKSKSSKS; encoded by the coding sequence ATGCTGAATTTTTACTTTGATCCAGAAACCAATACTCACAAATCCTTTGAGTTACCAGGCGCTCGTCCCCATTATAACCCTGACCGTCCGGGTCAGGTAGAACATATTTTTCTGGACTTAGTTCTCGATATTCCTAATCAAAGTTTTAAAGGAACTTGTACCCTAAATTTGAATCCGGTTAAAAGTGGCATAGAAACCTTAACTTTAGATGCGATCAACTTAGAAATAAAAAAGGTAAAAATTGAGGACATCAATCAAGAATTTGATTATGATGGCGAACAATTACAGATTTATCTACAGCAACCTACAACGGTCAATCAATTAATTAAAATTGTCATTAATTATTCCGTTACCAATCCCCAACGCGGACTTTATTTTATTAGTCCAAATAAAGATTATCCCGATAAACCGATTCAAGTTTGGACACAGGGAGAAGATGAAGATTCTCGCTTTTGGTTTCCTTGCTTTGACTACCCCGGACAATTAGCGACTTCAGAAATTCGGGTACAAGTTCCTAAACAATATTTAGCTATTTCCAATGGCGAATTAATTAATACTGAAACCAAAGGCAAAACTAAAATTTATCATTGGTCACAGAAACAAGTTCATCCCACTTATTTAATGACCTTAGCGGTGGGAGATTTTGCCGAAATTAAAGACGAATGGAATGGAGTTCCTGTTCTATATTATGTTGAGAAAAACCGCCAAGAAGATGCTCTAAGGAGCATGGGAAAAACTCCGCAAATGATTGAGTTTTTCTCTAAATATTTTGGCTATGTCTATCCCTATCCTAAATATGCTCAAGTTTGTGTAGATGATTTCATTTTTGGCGGGATGGAAAATACCTCAACTACCTTATTAACCGATCGCTGTTTATTAGATGAACGAGCTACCCTAGATAATCGTAACACAGAAAGTTTAGTTGCCCATGAATTAGCCCATCAATGGTTCGGGGATTTAGTAGTAATTAAACATTGGTCACACGCCTGGATTAAAGAAGGCATGGCGACCTATACTGAGGTATTATGGACGGAACAGGAATATGGCAAAGACGACGCGGCTTATTATCGTTTAAATCAAGCCAGAAACTATTTTTCTGAGGATAGTTCTCGCTATCGTCGCCCAATTGTCACCCATATTTATCGGGAAGCAATTGAACTTTATGATCGCCATTTATATGAAAAAGGTGCTTGTGTTTATCATCTAATTAGAACCGAATTAGGAGACGAACTATTCCAAAAAGCAATTCAAACTTTTGTTCAGGATAATGCCCATAAAACCGTAGAAACCATTGATTTATTAAGAGCCCTAGAAAAATCAACCGGAGCTAATTTACTTCCCCTGTTTGATCAATATGTATTCCGAGGCGGACATCCTGATTATAAAGTTTCCTATAGTTGGGATAATCATAATAAATTAGCCAAAATTACGATTAAACAAAATCAAGCTAAAGATAGCGATAAACTCAGCGAGACAAACCTCTTTGATTTAAAAATTCCGATTGGTTTTGGCTATAAACCCGATAAAAAATCCCCAGAAACGGAAGTAAAACTCAAAACCTTTACGGTGCAGGTTCATGAAAAAGAACAAACCTTCTATTTCCCCTTAGAAGAAAAACCTGATTTTATTAGTTTTGATGTGAATAATAATATCCTTAAAACCGTAAATTTGGATTATGCGGTGGCTGAATTAAAAGCTCAATTACAATATGATCCCGATCCGATTTCTCGAATTTATGCCGCTAAATCTTTAGCTAAAAAAGGCGGATTAGAAGCCGTTAAAGCCCTATCTAATGCTCTAAAAAATGATGGTTTTTGGGGGGTACGGGTAGAAGTTGCCAAACAATTAGTGCGGGTAAAATTAGATCAAGTTTTCCCAGGATTAGTTGAAGGATTAAATGATCAGGATGCCCGGGTCAGACGGGCGGTAATTAATAGTTTAGCCAAACTGAAAACCACAGAAAGTTATCAAGTCTTAAAACCCCTTTTAGAAAAAGGAGATCCTAGTTATTTAGTTGAATCTTCAACAGCAACAGCATTAGGAGAAATTGCCGCTACCCATCTGGAGGATAAACATTTAGTTGAACAAACCGTTAAACTGTTAAAATCCGTCCTTAAAGAAAGAGAAGGCTGGAATGAAGTGGTGCGTTCCGGGGCAATTTCAGGACTGAGTAAAATCAAAACCTCAGAAGACGCCTTAAACTTGATTTTAAAGTATACAGCCCCCGGTATTCCCCAGGCATTACGGTTAACTTCGATTCGGGCTTTGGGCAGTATTTCCACTGGTCAAACCTCGACAAATACCGAACGGATTGTACAACGGTTAGAAGAACTATCTAATGAAGCCTTTTTCCTGACGCAAGTGGCTGTTGTTGCCTCCCTGGAACAGATGGAAACCCCGAAAGCCATGGATGTACTTCAGTCCTTAACAGACCAAACCCTAGACGGACGAGTTCGCCGTCGAGCAGAGGAAGCGATTCAGACTGTTCAGGGAAAAATCGGTTCAGAACCCGCATTGAAAAAACTGCGGGAGGAACTCGACAAAATCAAAAAGGAAAATCAAGACCTGAGAAGTCGTTTGGAAACTTTAGAAGCAAAAAGTAAATCCAGCAAATCGTAA
- the glnA gene encoding glutamate--ammonia ligase, glutamine synthetase type I produces MPETAQEVLSLIEDQKIQMIDLKFVDMLGTWQHLTVHNSQIDESSFTDGVPFDGSSIRGWKAINESDMSMVLDPKTAWIDPFMAEPTLSIICSIQEPRTGEPYNRCPRVIAQKAIDYLVSTGMGDTAFFGPEAEFFIFDDVRFDQTQHCGYYYVDSVEGRWNSGREEPGGNLGYKPGYKEGYFPVAPTDTFQDIRTEMLLTMAKCGVPIEKHHHEVATGGQCELGLKFGTLVESADNLMIYKYVIKNVAKKYGRTVTFMPKPVFADNGSGMHVHQSIWKDGIPMFAGDKYAGFSDMGLWYIGGILKHAPALLALTNPSTNSYKRLVPGYEAPVNLAYSQGNRSASVRIPLSGNNPKAKRLEFRCPDATANPYMAFAAMLCAGIDGIKNQIDPGEPLDVDIYDLSPEELRKIPSTPGSLELALEALEQDHAFLTEPGVFTEDFIANWISYKLDNEVNPTRLRPTPYEFALYYDC; encoded by the coding sequence ATGCCAGAGACAGCCCAAGAGGTCTTATCGTTAATCGAAGACCAAAAGATTCAAATGATTGACTTGAAATTCGTGGATATGCTAGGAACCTGGCAGCATCTAACGGTACACAACAGCCAAATCGATGAATCCTCCTTTACAGACGGCGTACCGTTTGATGGTTCCAGTATTCGCGGTTGGAAAGCCATTAACGAATCTGATATGTCCATGGTGTTAGATCCAAAAACAGCTTGGATCGATCCTTTCATGGCAGAACCGACTCTGAGCATTATTTGTAGTATTCAAGAACCCCGTACTGGAGAACCCTACAACCGATGTCCCCGGGTGATTGCCCAAAAAGCCATTGATTATTTAGTTTCGACCGGAATGGGGGATACGGCATTTTTTGGCCCGGAAGCGGAATTCTTCATTTTTGATGATGTTCGCTTCGACCAAACCCAACATTGCGGCTATTACTATGTCGATTCCGTTGAAGGTCGTTGGAATTCGGGACGGGAAGAACCCGGTGGTAACTTAGGCTACAAACCAGGCTACAAAGAAGGCTATTTCCCCGTAGCTCCCACGGATACTTTCCAAGATATTCGTACCGAAATGCTATTAACCATGGCTAAATGTGGGGTTCCCATTGAAAAACATCACCATGAAGTGGCCACGGGTGGACAGTGCGAACTCGGTTTAAAATTCGGGACGCTGGTTGAATCCGCCGATAACTTGATGATCTACAAATATGTGATCAAAAACGTCGCTAAAAAATACGGCAGAACAGTCACCTTCATGCCCAAACCCGTTTTCGCAGATAACGGCTCTGGGATGCACGTCCACCAATCCATTTGGAAAGATGGTATACCCATGTTTGCTGGCGATAAATACGCGGGTTTCAGCGACATGGGGCTGTGGTACATCGGTGGCATTCTTAAACACGCCCCGGCGTTGTTGGCCTTGACCAACCCCAGCACCAACTCCTACAAACGCTTAGTTCCTGGGTATGAAGCTCCGGTGAACTTGGCCTACTCTCAAGGCAACCGTTCGGCTTCTGTGCGGATTCCTCTGTCGGGAAATAACCCCAAAGCCAAACGTTTAGAGTTCCGGTGTCCTGATGCCACTGCTAACCCCTACATGGCCTTTGCAGCCATGCTCTGCGCCGGGATTGATGGGATTAAAAACCAAATCGATCCGGGTGAACCTTTGGATGTGGATATCTACGATCTCAGTCCTGAAGAACTGCGGAAAATTCCTTCGACCCCAGGTTCTCTGGAATTGGCCTTGGAAGCCTTGGAACAGGATCACGCCTTCTTAACTGAACCCGGTGTGTTCACGGAAGACTTTATCGCCAACTGGATTTCCTACAAACTCGATAACGAAGTTAACCCTACCCGGTTACGTCCGACTCCTTACGAGTTTGCTCTTTACTACGACTGTTAA
- a CDS encoding allophycocyanin, beta subunit, translating to MQDAVTSLIKNYDRTGRYLDRDALDQLKSYFATGTTRVQAAGVINGNAADLVKQAAMALFDEIPELIRPGGNAYTTRRYAACLRDMGYYLRYATYALVAGNTDVLDERVLQGLRETYNSLSVPVGPTVFGIGILKGLVTAQVAAAGLPTGDYLEQPFDHLIRELSEQDI from the coding sequence ATGCAAGATGCCGTTACCAGCTTAATAAAAAATTACGACAGAACGGGTCGCTATTTAGATCGGGACGCCCTCGATCAACTCAAGTCCTATTTTGCAACGGGGACAACCAGAGTTCAAGCTGCTGGGGTGATCAACGGCAATGCTGCGGATTTGGTTAAACAAGCTGCTATGGCTTTGTTCGACGAGATTCCTGAGTTGATTCGTCCTGGGGGAAATGCCTACACTACCCGTCGCTATGCAGCCTGCTTACGCGATATGGGCTACTACCTGCGTTATGCTACCTATGCTCTGGTGGCTGGGAATACGGATGTTTTGGATGAACGGGTGCTTCAAGGTTTACGGGAAACTTACAATTCCTTGAGCGTTCCCGTTGGCCCTACTGTTTTCGGGATCGGGATTCTGAAAGGTTTAGTTACTGCTCAGGTTGCTGCTGCCGGGTTGCCCACTGGAGATTATTTAGAACAACCTTTTGATCATTTAATTCGCGAATTGAGTGAACAGGATATTTAA
- a CDS encoding small subunit of soluble hydrogenase produces MDDKLMLMIPGPTPVPEGALLALSKHPIGHRSGDFFKIMAEVTENLKWLHQTKNDVLILTVSGTGAMEAGIINFLSRGEKVLCGSNGKFGERWVEVATAYGLEVDTVTAEWGQPLDPEQFRAKLEADTNKEIKAVIITHSETSTGVINDLEAINRHVKAHGALMIADAVTSLGAFNLPIDEWGIDVVASGSQKGYMIPPGLGFVAVSDKAWEAYKTANLPRYYLDLGLYSKSAKKNTNPFTPPVNLFFALQVTLQMMKKEGLENIFARHQRLTKVTREAVKAMGLSLFAADECASPAITAVVPPDGLDAEDIRAIVKKKFDIVLAGGQDHLKGKIFRIGHLGFVSDRDILTAIASLEAALQELGYQGFTSGAGVAAAARVLAES; encoded by the coding sequence ATGGACGATAAATTAATGTTGATGATTCCAGGGCCAACTCCGGTTCCTGAAGGGGCTTTATTAGCGCTGTCCAAACACCCCATCGGACATCGCAGTGGCGATTTTTTCAAAATTATGGCCGAGGTGACGGAAAACCTGAAATGGTTACACCAAACCAAAAATGATGTGCTAATTTTAACCGTCAGTGGCACCGGGGCGATGGAAGCCGGAATTATTAATTTCCTCAGTCGGGGGGAAAAGGTATTATGTGGTTCTAATGGTAAATTCGGAGAACGTTGGGTTGAAGTCGCCACCGCCTACGGTTTAGAAGTCGATACCGTCACCGCCGAATGGGGACAACCCCTCGACCCCGAACAATTCCGGGCTAAATTAGAAGCGGATACTAATAAAGAAATCAAGGCAGTTATTATTACCCACAGCGAAACTTCTACCGGGGTAATTAACGATTTAGAAGCCATTAATCGCCATGTAAAAGCTCATGGGGCGTTAATGATTGCGGATGCTGTCACCAGTTTAGGCGCGTTTAATCTTCCTATTGATGAATGGGGGATTGATGTGGTGGCTTCCGGTTCCCAAAAAGGCTATATGATCCCTCCGGGTTTGGGATTTGTGGCGGTGAGTGATAAGGCTTGGGAAGCTTATAAAACCGCTAATCTGCCGCGCTATTATTTAGATTTGGGATTGTATAGCAAATCGGCTAAGAAAAATACTAATCCCTTTACTCCTCCGGTGAACTTGTTTTTTGCTTTACAAGTCACTTTACAAATGATGAAAAAAGAAGGGCTAGAAAATATTTTTGCCCGTCATCAACGCTTAACTAAAGTGACGCGTGAGGCGGTTAAAGCCATGGGATTATCGTTATTTGCCGCCGATGAATGCGCAAGTCCGGCGATTACGGCTGTTGTTCCTCCCGATGGTTTAGATGCTGAAGATATTCGGGCTATTGTTAAGAAGAAATTCGATATTGTTTTAGCCGGAGGACAGGATCATCTCAAGGGTAAAATTTTCCGCATTGGTCATTTAGGATTTGTTAGCGATCGCGATATTTTAACGGCGATCGCATCTTTAGAAGCCGCATTACAGGAACTTGGTTATCAAGGATTTACTTCCGGTGCGGGAGTTGCTGCGGCGGCTAGGGTGTTAGCAGAATCTTAA